A single window of Mycolicibacterium aurum DNA harbors:
- a CDS encoding glycosyltransferase family 4 protein, which translates to MRIALLSYRSKTHCGGQGVYVRHLSRGLVELGHDVEVFSGQPYPGGLDPRVRLTKVPSLDLYREPDPFRVPRPSEITSTIDLLELLTTWTAGFPEPKTFSLRVARLLADRLDDFDVVHDNQCLGTGLLRIADSGLPVVATVHHPITRDRVVDVAAATWWRKPLVRRWYGFAEMQKQVARRIPELVTVSSTSAVDIADDFAVSPDQLHVVPLGVDTELFQPSQTRVRNRVIAIASADVPLKGVAHLLHAIARLRVERDLELQLVAKLEPNGPTEKLIAELGISDIVHSSSGLSDSELAELLASAEVACIPSLYEGFSLPAVEAMASGTPIVASRAGALPEVVGVDGECARLVKPADVDELTAVLGELLDSPRELRRLGDNGRRRALEVFSWESVAAQTVAVYEKACERVATC; encoded by the coding sequence ATGCGTATCGCCTTGCTGTCGTATCGGAGCAAGACCCATTGCGGTGGCCAAGGGGTTTACGTCCGGCATCTGAGCCGCGGACTCGTCGAACTCGGCCATGACGTCGAGGTCTTCTCCGGCCAGCCCTATCCCGGCGGCCTCGACCCCCGGGTTCGGCTGACGAAGGTGCCGAGTCTGGACCTGTACCGCGAGCCGGACCCGTTCCGCGTGCCGCGTCCCAGCGAGATCACCAGCACCATCGACCTGCTCGAGCTGCTGACGACGTGGACCGCCGGGTTCCCCGAACCCAAGACCTTCAGCCTGCGGGTGGCCCGACTGCTCGCCGACCGGCTGGACGACTTCGACGTCGTGCACGACAACCAGTGCCTGGGCACCGGGCTGCTGCGGATCGCGGATTCGGGACTGCCCGTGGTGGCCACCGTGCACCACCCGATCACCCGGGACCGCGTGGTGGACGTGGCGGCGGCCACATGGTGGCGCAAGCCGCTGGTGCGCCGGTGGTACGGATTCGCCGAGATGCAGAAGCAGGTAGCGCGCCGGATCCCGGAGCTCGTCACCGTGTCCTCGACGTCGGCGGTCGACATCGCCGACGACTTCGCCGTCAGCCCCGACCAGTTGCACGTCGTCCCCCTTGGGGTGGACACCGAGCTGTTCCAGCCCTCGCAGACCCGGGTCCGCAACCGCGTCATCGCGATCGCCAGTGCCGACGTTCCCCTCAAGGGTGTCGCCCATCTGCTGCACGCCATCGCGCGACTGCGCGTCGAGCGCGACCTCGAACTGCAGTTGGTCGCCAAGCTGGAACCCAACGGACCCACCGAGAAGCTGATCGCCGAGCTGGGCATCTCCGACATCGTGCACAGCTCCAGCGGGCTGTCCGACTCCGAGCTGGCCGAGCTGCTTGCCTCGGCCGAAGTGGCCTGCATCCCTTCGCTGTACGAGGGTTTCTCGCTGCCCGCGGTCGAGGCCATGGCCAGCGGAACCCCGATCGTCGCGAGCCGGGCCGGGGCCCTGCCCGAGGTCGTCGGTGTCGACGGGGAGTGCGCGCGGCTGGTGAAGCCGGCCGACGTCGATGAGCTGACCGCCGTTCTCGGCGAATTACTGGACTCGCCGAGGGAA
- a CDS encoding PPOX class F420-dependent oxidoreductase, protein MARKFATADVVTLPELLDFIRPRHHMVLTTFRAGESLQTSPVTGGVDGEGRIVVATYPQRAKTANIRHRPRASVVVLSDDFTGPYVQVDGHAEVVDLPDALEPLVEYFRSVAGEHPDWDEYRQAMLDQRKCLIRVTPQRWGPVATGGFPPS, encoded by the coding sequence ATGGCCAGGAAATTCGCCACCGCCGACGTGGTCACACTGCCCGAACTGCTCGACTTCATCCGGCCACGGCACCACATGGTGCTGACGACGTTCCGGGCGGGCGAGTCGCTGCAGACCTCCCCGGTCACCGGCGGCGTGGACGGCGAGGGCCGCATCGTCGTGGCGACCTATCCCCAACGGGCCAAGACCGCCAACATCCGGCATCGGCCCCGCGCCAGCGTGGTCGTGCTGTCCGACGACTTCACCGGCCCCTACGTGCAGGTCGACGGCCACGCCGAGGTCGTCGACCTGCCCGACGCCCTCGAGCCGCTCGTCGAGTACTTCCGGTCGGTGGCCGGCGAGCATCCGGACTGGGACGAGTACCGCCAGGCGATGCTCGATCAGCGCAAGTGCCTGATCAGGGTCACGCCGCAGCGCTGGGGCCCGGTGGCCACCGGGGGCTTCCCGCCCTCGTAA
- a CDS encoding FMN-binding negative transcriptional regulator, whose protein sequence is MYIPPKFALPDADTRAALARAGFANLVSHTDDGMLVTPLPLLYDPVRHSLIGHVARANPHWLAVGATSVAIFSGPQAYISPGFYATKGETGKVVPTWNYDVLTVHGHLLAHDDTDWLRDLVSMLTERHEQNRDQPWQVTDAPESYVSGQLAGIVGVELSITSVEGKAKMSQNQPDRNRDGVVAGLRTSSHPGDHAVAERVESFGSTRANTRG, encoded by the coding sequence ATGTACATCCCGCCGAAGTTCGCGCTGCCGGACGCCGACACCCGCGCCGCCCTCGCGCGCGCCGGCTTCGCGAACCTGGTGAGCCACACCGACGACGGGATGCTCGTCACCCCGTTGCCGCTTCTCTACGACCCGGTCCGGCACTCCCTCATCGGGCACGTGGCCCGCGCCAACCCGCACTGGTTGGCCGTCGGCGCCACGTCCGTCGCGATCTTCTCCGGACCACAGGCATACATCTCGCCCGGCTTCTATGCCACCAAGGGTGAGACCGGGAAGGTCGTCCCGACATGGAACTACGACGTGCTGACCGTGCACGGACATCTCCTCGCCCACGACGACACCGACTGGCTGCGCGATCTCGTCAGCATGCTGACCGAGCGTCATGAGCAGAACCGCGACCAGCCGTGGCAGGTCACCGACGCACCGGAGTCCTATGTCTCCGGTCAGCTCGCGGGCATCGTCGGGGTGGAGCTGAGCATCACGTCGGTCGAGGGCAAGGCGAAGATGTCGCAGAACCAGCCTGATCGCAACCGCGACGGCGTCGTCGCCGGCCTGCGCACGTCATCCCACCCCGGCGATCATGCCGTGGCCGAGCGCGTCGAGAGCTTCGGCAGCACCAGGGCGAACACCCGCGGGTAG
- a CDS encoding acyl-CoA dehydrogenase family protein: protein MTFDITPTAAQHDLARRAHEFAEQVVRPVAADYDQRQEFPWPVLEEAAARGFYSPLFYRDLIGDPTGLSLPMFMEELFWGCAGIGLAVVMPALALSAIGQAASPEQMLQWAPECFGTPGDLKLAALAISEPEGGSDVRNLRTTARRDGSGPDADWIIDGHKMWIGNGGIANVHVVNAVVDQELGHKGQALFIVPGGTPGLDMVRKLDKLGCRASHTAELKFTGVRIPADHLLGGQEKLDHKLARAREAVAGAKHSGSATLGTFEQTRPMVAAQALGIARAALEYVTEYANRREAFGAPIIDNQGISFPLADLATGLDAARLLTWRASWMAATGIPFERGEGSMSKLAASELAVRTTERAIQTMGGYGYIKDHPVEKWYRDAKLYTIFEGTSEIQRMVIGNALGAADGKPPLHVDLEPTGGPLNRVLGRGTPARTQMGASALSMKDRVPAPVMKMAMKVLRPPRR from the coding sequence ATGACCTTCGACATCACGCCGACAGCAGCCCAGCACGACCTCGCCCGGCGCGCCCACGAGTTCGCCGAGCAGGTCGTTCGCCCCGTCGCCGCCGACTACGACCAGCGCCAGGAGTTTCCGTGGCCGGTACTGGAAGAAGCGGCCGCGCGCGGCTTCTACAGCCCGCTGTTCTACCGCGACCTGATCGGCGACCCGACAGGGCTGTCACTGCCGATGTTCATGGAGGAACTGTTCTGGGGCTGCGCCGGCATCGGACTGGCCGTGGTGATGCCCGCGCTGGCCCTGTCGGCCATCGGGCAGGCGGCCTCGCCCGAGCAGATGCTGCAGTGGGCGCCCGAATGCTTCGGCACACCAGGCGACCTCAAACTCGCCGCGCTCGCGATCTCAGAGCCGGAAGGCGGCAGCGACGTCCGGAATCTGCGCACCACCGCCCGCCGCGACGGCTCGGGACCGGACGCAGACTGGATCATCGACGGCCACAAGATGTGGATCGGCAACGGCGGCATCGCCAACGTCCACGTCGTCAACGCCGTCGTCGACCAGGAACTCGGCCACAAGGGCCAGGCGCTGTTCATCGTGCCTGGCGGTACCCCCGGCCTTGACATGGTGCGCAAGCTCGACAAGCTCGGCTGCCGCGCCTCTCACACCGCCGAGTTGAAATTCACCGGTGTCCGGATTCCCGCCGACCACCTGCTCGGCGGGCAGGAGAAACTCGACCACAAACTCGCCCGCGCCCGCGAAGCCGTCGCGGGCGCCAAGCACTCCGGGTCGGCGACGTTGGGCACCTTCGAACAGACCCGGCCGATGGTCGCCGCGCAGGCGCTCGGAATCGCCAGGGCCGCTTTGGAATACGTCACCGAATACGCCAACCGCCGGGAAGCCTTCGGTGCGCCGATCATCGACAACCAGGGCATCTCGTTCCCGCTCGCCGACTTGGCCACCGGACTGGATGCCGCGCGGTTGCTCACGTGGCGGGCGTCCTGGATGGCGGCAACGGGCATCCCCTTCGAACGAGGTGAGGGCTCGATGTCCAAACTGGCGGCCAGCGAACTCGCGGTGCGGACCACCGAACGCGCCATTCAGACGATGGGCGGCTACGGCTACATCAAGGATCACCCCGTCGAGAAGTGGTACCGCGACGCGAAGCTGTACACCATCTTCGAGGGCACCAGCGAGATCCAGCGGATGGTCATCGGCAACGCCCTCGGGGCCGCAGACGGAAAGCCGCCCCTGCACGTCGACCTCGAGCCCACGGGCGGCCCGCTGAACCGCGTGCTCGGCCGCGGCACCCCGGCCCGCACCCAGATGGGCGCCTCGGCCCTGTCGATGAAGGACCGCGTTCCGGCCCCAGTGATGAAGATGGCAATGAAAGTGCTGCGCCCGCCGCGGAGGTGA
- a CDS encoding sporulation protein, protein MSTAHRCLAVAAAAILLSACGSGESADTATPSGSATVDPSAMTEAQAPPQQLVIDVTIKGGTVTPTNEQLQAEVNEPIVVRVDSDATDELHVHSTPEHSFDVGVGPAQSFQFTVTVPGRVDIELHEAHTTIATIQVR, encoded by the coding sequence GTGAGCACCGCACACAGATGCCTCGCCGTCGCCGCGGCGGCGATCCTGCTGAGCGCCTGCGGTTCCGGCGAATCCGCCGACACCGCAACGCCATCGGGGTCGGCGACGGTCGACCCGTCCGCGATGACCGAGGCCCAGGCGCCGCCGCAGCAGCTGGTCATCGACGTCACCATCAAAGGCGGCACGGTCACCCCGACCAACGAACAGCTGCAGGCCGAGGTGAACGAGCCGATCGTCGTCCGCGTCGACAGCGACGCCACCGACGAGCTGCACGTGCACTCGACCCCCGAGCACAGCTTCGACGTCGGGGTCGGGCCCGCGCAGTCGTTCCAGTTCACCGTGACGGTTCCCGGCCGCGTCGACATCGAGTTACATGAGGCGCACACGACGATCGCAACGATCCAGGTGCGGTGA
- a CDS encoding PAS and ANTAR domain-containing protein gives MPSDDPLEQALTGGAPQRVGSFRFYYADQRWEWSEQVQLMHGYEPGSVTPTTELVFSHKHPDDRRQVAATLDELRRGHGAFSTRHRIIDTRGETHDVVVIGDRLEDQSGRLIGTHGFYVDVTPSAAMTQANFTAALSDIAESRAAIEQVKGMLMLIYRIDADSAFELLRWRSQETNVKLRALAEQLVVDYAALVYDDVLPPRATFDHLLLTAHQRADRSADTVEG, from the coding sequence GTGCCAAGCGATGACCCACTGGAGCAGGCGCTCACCGGCGGAGCGCCCCAGCGCGTCGGCTCGTTCCGCTTCTACTACGCCGACCAACGGTGGGAGTGGTCGGAACAGGTGCAGCTCATGCACGGCTACGAACCGGGGTCGGTGACGCCCACCACCGAGCTGGTGTTCTCGCACAAGCACCCCGACGACCGACGCCAGGTGGCTGCCACCCTCGACGAGCTGCGCCGGGGTCACGGCGCCTTCTCCACCCGGCACCGGATCATCGACACCCGCGGCGAGACCCACGACGTCGTCGTGATCGGCGACCGGCTCGAAGACCAGTCGGGTCGCCTGATCGGAACCCACGGGTTCTACGTCGACGTCACCCCGTCGGCCGCGATGACGCAGGCGAACTTCACCGCGGCGCTCAGCGACATCGCGGAGTCCAGGGCCGCGATCGAGCAGGTCAAAGGCATGCTGATGCTGATCTACCGCATTGATGCCGATTCCGCCTTCGAGCTGCTGCGGTGGCGTTCCCAGGAGACCAACGTCAAGTTGCGGGCGCTCGCCGAGCAGCTGGTGGTCGACTACGCCGCGCTGGTCTACGACGACGTACTGCCACCGCGTGCGACGTTCGACCATCTGTTACTCACCGCTCACCAGCGGGCCGACCGCAGCGCAGATACCGTGGAAGGGTGA
- a CDS encoding isochorismatase family protein: MTEPHTALIIVDVQNDFCEGGSLAVAGGATVVQGINALLRDSPGYAHVVATKDFHIDPGTHFSPDPDYVDSWPVHCVAETHGADFHPDLDVMPIEAVFTKGRYAAAYSGFEGTLDDGTSLADWLRARGIDSVDIVGIATDYCVKATAADAAAAGFATRVLLGLTAGVSPATSADAVDAMRAAGVELVGSSG; this comes from the coding sequence GTGACCGAGCCACACACCGCGCTGATCATCGTCGACGTGCAGAACGACTTCTGCGAGGGTGGCTCATTGGCCGTGGCCGGCGGCGCCACGGTGGTGCAGGGCATCAATGCGCTGCTCCGCGACTCCCCCGGCTACGCACATGTGGTCGCCACCAAGGACTTTCACATCGATCCGGGCACGCACTTCTCTCCCGATCCCGACTACGTCGACTCCTGGCCGGTGCACTGCGTCGCCGAGACGCACGGCGCGGACTTCCACCCCGACCTCGACGTCATGCCCATCGAGGCGGTGTTCACCAAGGGCCGCTACGCGGCTGCCTACAGCGGCTTCGAAGGGACCCTCGACGACGGCACCTCACTGGCGGACTGGTTGCGCGCGCGGGGAATCGATTCCGTCGACATCGTCGGAATCGCGACCGACTACTGCGTGAAGGCCACCGCGGCCGACGCGGCCGCCGCAGGGTTCGCCACCAGAGTGCTGCTGGGCCTCACCGCGGGGGTGTCCCCGGCGACGAGCGCAGACGCCGTCGACGCGATGCGCGCCGCGGGTGTCGAGCTGGTCGGCAGCTCCGGGTGA
- the glgX gene encoding glycogen debranching protein GlgX, whose protein sequence is MPAEQPATAPNVESAFTEMWPGKAYPLGATYDGSGSNFAVFSEVAEMVELCLFDADGNETRLKLPEVDGFVWHGFVPDVEPGQRYGYRVHGPYDPASGLRCNPNKLLLDPYAKAIDGIFQWDQSLFGYNFGDPDSRNDDDSAASMPKSVVINPFFDWGTDRPPQHEYADSVIYEAHVKGLTQTHPDIPERSRGTYAAIAHPAIIEHLKELGITAIELMPVHHFANDSTLIDKGLSNYWGYNTIGFFAPDSKYGASATPGGQVQEFKAMVRALHEAGIEVILDVVYNHTAEGNHMGPTLSMRGIDNAAYYRLVDDDKRYYMDYTGTGNSLNAGHPHALQLIMDSLRYWVTEMHVDGFRFDLASTLAREFYDVDRLSTFFELVQQDPTVSQVKLIAEPWDVGPGGYQVGNFPPQWTEWNGKYRDTVRDFWRGEDASLGEFASRLTGSADLYEHTARRPVASINFVTAHDGFTLRDLVSYNEKHNEANGEDNNDGESNNQSWNCGVEGETDDPEILALRAQQVRNFITTNVLSQGVPMICHGDELGRTQGGNNNGYCQDNEITWIDWANADQSLIDFTSSVSALRAAHPVFRRRRFFDGRPVRQRGSVRLPDISWFRPDGTEMSDEDWDSGFGKSIAVYLNGQGIPDLDPRGHRVTDDSFVMCFNAHHEPIDFTLPPKEFGSAWQPVIYTVEGAVMEGSRPVSAGASLTVEARAVIVLQAVEHPTEG, encoded by the coding sequence ATGCCCGCGGAGCAGCCCGCCACCGCGCCCAATGTGGAGTCGGCCTTCACCGAGATGTGGCCGGGCAAGGCCTACCCGCTCGGCGCGACCTATGACGGTTCGGGCAGCAACTTCGCCGTGTTCAGCGAGGTGGCAGAGATGGTCGAGCTGTGCCTGTTCGACGCCGACGGCAACGAGACGCGCCTGAAGCTGCCCGAGGTGGACGGTTTCGTGTGGCACGGCTTCGTCCCGGATGTCGAGCCCGGTCAGCGGTACGGCTACCGGGTGCACGGTCCGTACGATCCGGCGTCGGGTCTGCGCTGCAATCCGAACAAGTTGCTGCTCGACCCGTACGCGAAGGCCATCGACGGCATATTCCAGTGGGACCAGTCGCTGTTCGGGTACAACTTCGGCGATCCGGACAGCCGCAACGACGACGATTCGGCGGCCAGCATGCCGAAGTCCGTGGTCATCAACCCGTTCTTCGACTGGGGTACTGACCGTCCACCGCAGCACGAGTACGCCGACTCGGTCATCTACGAGGCGCACGTCAAGGGCCTCACCCAAACCCACCCCGACATCCCGGAACGCAGCCGCGGCACGTACGCGGCCATCGCGCATCCGGCGATCATCGAGCACCTCAAGGAGCTCGGGATCACGGCCATCGAGCTGATGCCGGTCCACCACTTCGCCAACGACTCGACGCTGATCGACAAGGGTCTGTCGAACTACTGGGGCTACAACACCATCGGCTTCTTCGCACCGGACTCCAAGTACGGGGCGAGCGCCACTCCCGGCGGTCAGGTTCAGGAGTTCAAGGCCATGGTCCGGGCCCTGCACGAAGCGGGCATCGAGGTGATCCTCGACGTGGTCTACAACCACACCGCCGAGGGCAACCACATGGGGCCGACGCTGTCCATGCGTGGCATCGACAATGCGGCCTACTACCGGCTCGTCGACGACGACAAGCGGTACTACATGGACTACACCGGCACCGGTAACAGCCTCAACGCCGGCCACCCCCATGCGCTGCAGCTCATCATGGATTCGCTGCGCTACTGGGTCACCGAGATGCACGTCGACGGTTTCCGCTTCGACCTGGCCTCCACCCTGGCCCGCGAGTTCTACGACGTCGACAGACTGTCGACCTTCTTCGAACTCGTCCAGCAGGACCCGACGGTCAGCCAGGTGAAGTTGATCGCCGAGCCGTGGGACGTCGGCCCCGGCGGATACCAGGTGGGCAACTTCCCGCCGCAGTGGACGGAGTGGAACGGCAAGTACCGCGACACGGTCCGCGACTTCTGGCGCGGCGAGGACGCCAGCCTCGGCGAGTTCGCCTCCCGGCTCACCGGTTCTGCCGACCTCTACGAGCACACCGCACGCCGACCGGTGGCCTCGATCAACTTCGTCACTGCGCACGACGGATTCACGTTGCGTGACCTGGTCTCCTACAACGAGAAGCACAACGAGGCCAACGGCGAGGACAACAACGACGGCGAGAGCAACAACCAGTCCTGGAACTGCGGGGTCGAAGGCGAGACCGACGATCCCGAGATCCTCGCGTTGCGCGCGCAGCAGGTCCGCAACTTCATCACCACCAACGTGCTGAGCCAGGGCGTGCCGATGATCTGTCACGGTGACGAGCTCGGCCGTACCCAGGGCGGAAACAACAACGGCTACTGCCAGGACAACGAGATCACCTGGATCGACTGGGCCAACGCGGACCAGTCGCTGATCGACTTCACCAGTTCGGTCTCCGCACTGCGTGCCGCGCACCCGGTGTTCCGCCGCCGCCGGTTCTTCGACGGCCGGCCGGTGCGCCAGCGCGGCTCGGTCCGGCTGCCGGACATCTCCTGGTTCCGCCCGGACGGCACCGAGATGAGCGACGAGGACTGGGACTCGGGTTTCGGCAAGTCGATCGCGGTGTATCTGAACGGCCAGGGCATCCCCGACCTCGACCCACGAGGTCACCGCGTCACCGACGACTCGTTCGTGATGTGCTTCAACGCCCATCACGAACCGATCGACTTCACCCTGCCGCCGAAGGAGTTCGGCAGTGCATGGCAGCCGGTGATCTACACGGTCGAGGGCGCCGTCATGGAGGGCTCCCGACCGGTGTCCGCGGGTGCCAGCCTCACGGTGGAAGCCCGCGCGGTCATCGTGCTGCAGGCCGTGGAACACCCCACCGAGGGCTGA
- a CDS encoding MarR family winged helix-turn-helix transcriptional regulator, with amino-acid sequence MDVHTDLAGQLFGIVGRFRRQLRRSTRGGFDTDGLTQSQVELLRLVGRQPGISVREAAAELALAPNTASTLVSRLVGDGMLVRTVDPADRRVGRLQLTEPAQQIADESRAARRAALAEVLDRLDADERADLARGLAVLSQITRMLQKETTP; translated from the coding sequence GTGGACGTGCACACCGATCTCGCCGGACAGCTGTTCGGCATCGTGGGGCGGTTCCGGCGACAGCTGCGCCGCTCCACCCGTGGCGGCTTCGACACCGACGGGCTGACTCAATCGCAGGTGGAGTTGCTGCGCCTGGTCGGGCGCCAGCCGGGCATCTCCGTCCGGGAGGCCGCCGCCGAGCTGGCCCTGGCGCCCAACACCGCCTCGACACTGGTGTCCAGACTGGTGGGCGACGGCATGCTGGTGCGCACCGTGGACCCGGCCGACCGCAGAGTGGGCCGGCTGCAGCTCACCGAGCCCGCCCAGCAGATCGCCGACGAGTCCCGCGCCGCGCGCCGGGCCGCGCTGGCAGAGGTGCTCGACCGGCTCGACGCCGACGAGCGCGCCGACCTGGCTCGCGGGCTGGCCGTGCTGTCGCAGATCACGCGCATGCTGCAGAAGGAGACGACGCCATGA
- a CDS encoding ATP-binding cassette domain-containing protein: MSTELAIDCRHLTHRYGTFTAVADLSLQVRAGETVGLLGPNGAGKTTVVRVLTTLTPVQHGEVAIFGMDSRRRTMDIRHNIGYVPQQLSIESALTGRQNVDLFARLYDVPRGQRRGRVDEALEAMQLLDVADAPAGTFSGGMVRRLELAQALVNRPSLLILDEPTVGLDPIARESVWSQVRGMQDAYGMTVLLTTHYMEEADVLCDRVALMHHGEMQVVGTPAELKRQIAAPGDTRETTLEDVFRHFAGSDFAEDSTAAGFRAVRSSRRTARRVG, from the coding sequence ATGAGCACCGAGTTGGCCATCGACTGCCGGCACCTGACCCACCGCTACGGCACGTTCACCGCGGTGGCGGACCTGTCGCTGCAGGTGCGCGCCGGCGAGACCGTCGGCTTGCTCGGCCCCAACGGGGCAGGCAAGACGACGGTGGTGCGGGTGCTGACCACCCTCACACCTGTCCAGCACGGCGAGGTCGCCATCTTCGGGATGGATTCGCGGCGTCGCACCATGGATATCAGGCACAACATCGGCTATGTGCCCCAACAACTTTCGATCGAGTCGGCACTGACCGGGCGCCAGAATGTCGACCTGTTCGCCCGGCTCTACGACGTGCCGCGCGGGCAACGGCGCGGCCGCGTCGACGAGGCACTGGAGGCGATGCAGCTGCTTGACGTCGCCGATGCACCCGCCGGGACATTCTCGGGCGGCATGGTGCGCCGGCTCGAGCTGGCGCAGGCACTGGTGAACCGGCCGTCGCTGCTGATTCTCGACGAGCCCACCGTCGGACTGGATCCGATTGCGCGCGAAAGCGTGTGGAGCCAGGTGCGCGGCATGCAGGACGCGTACGGGATGACCGTGCTGCTGACCACCCACTACATGGAGGAGGCCGACGTGCTGTGCGACAGGGTGGCGCTGATGCACCACGGCGAGATGCAGGTGGTCGGCACACCCGCCGAGCTGAAACGTCAGATCGCCGCACCCGGCGACACCCGGGAGACCACCCTCGAAGACGTCTTCCGGCACTTCGCCGGATCGGACTTCGCCGAGGATTCGACCGCGGCCGGATTCCGCGCCGTCCGCAGCAGTCGCCGGACGGCCCGCCGTGTCGGTTGA
- a CDS encoding ABC transporter permease produces MRIGAFALVELQKLRHDRTELFTRMVQPALWLLIFGQTFSRLDVIDTGGVPYLAFLAPGIIAQSALFISIFYGIQIVWDRDAGILAKLMVTPAPASAIVTGKAFAAGTRSVVQVIGVVGLAFVLGVQMTANPLKIMAAMGVVVLGSTFFACLSMSLAGLVRNRDRLMGIGQAITMPLFFASNALYPVDVMPQWLRWLSAVNPLSYEVNALRGLLIGTPSNGALDVAVLLVSAIAGIAVASVLLRRLVR; encoded by the coding sequence ATGCGCATCGGCGCCTTCGCGCTCGTCGAACTGCAGAAGTTGCGTCATGACCGCACCGAGCTGTTCACCCGGATGGTGCAGCCCGCGCTGTGGCTGCTGATCTTCGGCCAGACGTTCTCGCGGCTGGACGTCATCGACACCGGTGGCGTGCCGTACCTGGCTTTCCTCGCGCCGGGCATCATCGCCCAATCGGCCCTGTTCATCTCGATCTTCTACGGCATCCAGATCGTGTGGGACCGCGACGCGGGCATCCTGGCCAAGCTGATGGTGACGCCCGCGCCGGCGTCGGCCATCGTCACCGGGAAGGCGTTCGCGGCGGGGACGCGGTCGGTGGTGCAGGTGATCGGCGTGGTGGGGCTGGCGTTCGTGCTGGGCGTGCAGATGACGGCGAACCCGCTGAAGATCATGGCCGCCATGGGCGTCGTCGTCCTCGGCTCGACGTTCTTCGCGTGCCTGTCGATGTCGCTGGCCGGCCTGGTGCGCAACCGCGACCGGTTGATGGGTATCGGCCAGGCCATCACGATGCCCTTGTTCTTCGCGTCGAACGCGCTGTATCCCGTCGACGTGATGCCGCAGTGGTTGCGCTGGCTGTCGGCGGTCAACCCGTTGTCCTACGAAGTCAACGCGTTGCGCGGATTGCTGATCGGGACCCCGTCCAACGGCGCGCTCGACGTGGCGGTGCTGCTGGTGTCCGCAATCGCCGGGATCGCGGTGGCGTCAGTGCTGCTGCGCAGGCTGGTGCGCTGA